The Pseudanabaena yagii GIHE-NHR1 genome segment ATATGTAGCGATCGGTCAGAAAGCTTCTACCGTTGCGAACGTAGTTAACAAACTTCGTGAAAGCGGCGCAATGGAGTACACGATCGTCGTTATGGCAAGCGCCAACGATCCTGCTACCTTGCAATACCTTGCGCCTTACACTGGCGCAGCATTAGCTGAGTACTTCATGTACAAAGGCAAAGGCACTTTGATCGTATATGATGACTTGTCCAAGCAAGCTCAAGCTTATCGTCAGATGGCTCTCTTGCTCCGTCGTCCACCAGGGCGTGAAGCATATCCTGGAGACGTATTCTACTTACACTCTCGCTTGCTCGAACGTGCAGCGAAGTTGAGTGATGAACTCGGTGGTGGCTCGATGACCGCATTACCAATCATCGAGACCCAAGCTGGTGACGTATCTGCTTACATTCCTACCAACGTAATCTCGATTACCGACGGTCAAATCTTCTTGTCTTCCGACTTGTTTAACGCTGGTATTCGTCCTGCGATCAACCCTGGTATCTCGGTATCCCGCGTTGGTTCCGCAGCACAAATTAAGGCAATGAAACAGGTTGCAGGTAAGATCAAGCTAGAATTGGCTCAGTACGATGACCTCGTAGCTTTCGCACAGTTCGCTTCGGACTTGGATAAAACCACTCAAGCACAGCTTGCTCGTGGTCAGCGTCTTCGCGAAATTCTCAAGCAACCACAATACTCTCCATTACCCGTATGGGATCAAGTTGCGATTATCTACACCGCAATTAATGGCTACCTTGATGAACTAGAAGTTGAGCAAGTTGGCGCATTCAACAAGGGACTTCGCAACTACTTGGCAACTAGCAAGCCTAAGTACTCTGAAATCGTGAAGGCTGAAAAGACCTTGACTAAGGATGCTGAAGCAATCTTGAAGGAAGCAATTACTGAATACAAGAAAACTTTCTTGGCTTCTGTATAGTTCCTCAACTGATACATTGCTAATTAGCTAATTAATAGATAAACAAAAAATGTAGATGTAAGATTGCATCTACATTTTTTGTTTTCAAATGAGCGTATGTCCATTTGAAAACTGTTATAAAGAGTCATATTTAAACAAGCAGCAAATTATGCTCCCCCCTTTTATTGTTTTAGATCCTATCCTTGAAGACTGGTTGCGCGAAGATATTGGACGTGGCGATCGCAGTACTAGTGGTTTATTTCCCGATGGTAATGCACCCATTGGTAAAGCGGTGTGGATTGCTAAGGCGGATGGTGTGGTGGCAGGATTACCGATCGCTGCGAGGGTTTTTAAATTACTAGATGACTCAGTAAATTTTGTGATGATCGCACAGGATGGACAACCTGTAAAATCTGGCGATCTACTTGCTGAAATTAATGGTAGTCTTGCCACATTACTAATGGGTGAAAGAGTTGCTTTAAATTTGGTGATGCGCTTATCGGGAATTGCTAGCACGACTGCGGAATATGTCAAAGCGATCGCTAGTTCCAAAACACATCTGGTCGATACTCGCAAAACCATCCCCGGCATGAGACTACTCGAAAAATATGCCACATTTATTGGTGGGGCAATCAATCATCGCTATGGATTAGATGATGCTGTAATGCTCAAGGATAACCACATTGCAGCAGCAGGGGGCATTACCGAAGCAGTACAACGAGTGCGGGAACATATTCCATTTACAACATCGATTGAGGTAGAAACGGAATCAATCGTGCAGGTAAAAGAAGCTATGCATCTCAATCTAGATGTGATTATGTTAGATAATATGTCCTTGTCAATGATGCGTGAGGCGATCGCGCTCATTCGCCAACATACCCCACATACCAAAATTGAAGCTTCAGGCAATATTATGCTCAATACGATCGCACAGGTAGCAGAGTTAGGAGTAGATTATATTTCCACGTCGGCAATGGTTACGCGATCGCATTGGCTGGATATTAGTATGAGAATTAGAAACTAATATGCTATTTTTTTGCACCGTTTATACTAAAAGTATGTAACTACAGGATTTCTAGCGATGAGTCTGACAATTACCAATGAATCATTAGCAACAACAAACTTAGAAAACACCTCTCTCTATGATCTTGACTATTGTGTATGGATTGAATCCATGAGCCAATTTCTACGAGAAGGTAAGTTCACGGAACTAGATATTCCGAATCTATTAGAAGAACTTGACGATATGAGTGGTAGTCAAAGAGATGCTCTGGAAAGTAATTTAGAAATAGTTTTGATGCACTTATTAAAATATCGCTTTCAGCCACAATTACGATCTCGTAGTTGGCTGTTAACAATTTTTGAGCATCGTAATCGTTTGAAGAAAGCCTTTAAACGTAGTCCTAGCCTGCAACGTTACTATCAAGAAGTTTTTCCAGAATGTTACCAAACTGCTCGAAAGATGGCATCACTTGAAACTGGGTTAATGATGTCGGATTTTCCTGAAATTAGTCCCTTTACAGCAGAACAGAGCTTAGATATAGATTATTTACCAGATTAAAAGACAACACTCATGGAATATGCGATCGACTTTGGTACGAGTAATACTGTTGTTGCAAGAATTAATGAGGATGGGGTGATTGAGACTGTTAAGTTAGCTGATTACAGTAGTCTCATTGCGAATAATCCATCATTAGTTCCTAGCTTTGTTTACGTGCAGGATGCCAACAAAGAGCAAGTATTAATTGGTCAGGAGGTAAGTGATCGCGGTTTAGATAGCAAGAATTCTAAAGGCGAACAGCGATTTTTTAAGGCTTTCAAAAGAGCGATCGGTTCTAATGTTTCGATGTTTGTCCCAGAACTTGATGGGCGCGAAGTCGAATTTGAACTAGTGGGAGAATGGTTTTTAAAGAGAATTATTGAGCGCTTACCTGATGTAGATTCGTTGATTTTTACGGTTCCCGTTGATAGTTTTGAGTCCTATCGCAATTGGCTCGGTGGGGTCTGCGAGAAGCTAACTGTCAATCAGGTGCGAATCATTGATGAACCGACTGCGGCAGCGCTGGGCTATGGCATTAATGGTGGAGGGGAGACTCTATTAGTAGTAGATTTTGGTGGTGGAACCTTAGATTTATCTTTAGTGAAGTTATCCTTTGCTCAAGTGCAAATAGAATCTAATCAGCCGAAATCTCCGCTTGGTTTTCTATTAAAATGGGGCAATCGCACTATCAAAAATACTGCTACATCTCATAACCAAAGTTCCCAAACTGCTAAAGTCCTCGCAAAAACAGGGCAAAATCTCGGTGGCATTGATATCGATAATTGGATTATTGATTACTTGCATCGAGAGTTAGGATTACCGAAAAATTCTCTCGTAACTCGTTTAGCGGAACGGATTAAAATAGCTCTTTCTAGTAGTGAATCTGTGATAGAAGTTTTCTTTAATGATCAAACCTTTGAGTCCTATGATTTAACTTTGACGCGATCGCAATTCAACCAAATTCTAGAACAACAGCAATTTTTTGTAAATCTTGATCTTGCCCTTGATCGCATTCGTCAACAAGCAACTCGCCAAAACCTTGATCTAGATCAGATTGATGCGATTCTCTTAGTGGGTGGAACTTCCCAAATCCCTGCTGTAAAGGAATGGGCATTAAAACATTTCCCTAGCGAGAAAGTAAAAGCAGATAAACCCTTCGAAGCGATCGCACATGGTGCAATTTCCCAAGGTTGGGAACTCAAAGACTTTCTCTATCATAGCTATGGGATTCGCTATTGGGATAAGCGATATAAAAAACATAACTGGCATACTATCGTGAAATCTGGTACAACCTATCCCTTAGAAAAGCCAGTCGAACTAACTCTTGGTGCATCAGTTCCCAATCAGCCAAGCATTGAGCTAGTCATTGGTGAATTAGGAGAAACCAATGTGGAAGTTTATTTTGAAGATCAACGCCTTGTCACCCGTGTGCTAGAGGGCAAGCAAGTTGCAGTCCAGATTCTCAATGAAAATAGTAAAGTGATTGCCAATCTCGATCCTCTGGGTCAAACAGGTAGCGATCGCATTAAAGTCTTTTTCCAAGTTGACGAAAAGCGTACTTTACGAATTACGGTTACTGATTTACTAACCAAGCAAAATTTATTGAGTAATGCTGCTGTTGCCCAACTAATGTAATTGTCGCTTTATTGCTCCAATTCTGTGGATAAAACAGATTTAAGTACCCAGAATTGGGAGGCTTAGAGGAGTATATTCCTAGACTTTTAAATAAAAGTCTATAGCATTTAATTCTTAAAACTTTTCCAAGGCTTTAATAATCTGAAATTAATTTACAAAAAAATGAATGGTCATCCAATAGTAGAAAACCATTCATACAGGGGTAGTTAAATAATTGCAATTAGTTTAGCAAATTAAACTAATTACAGATGGGTAAGAGTTAAACTGTGCCTAAGACATTTAAATAGTCTAGTCTGTCTAATGATATGATTTACCTCCCTTATTTACTAGTAGTTTGTAATGGAAATATTTCAATTAGTAAGATCATAAAACACGCAAGAATAATTTACAAGCTTACATATTTAAACCTATTCCCATTAAGATATTATCATATTTTTTATAATTATTAAACATCTACAAACAAAAAAATTGCATTTTGCAGGAGTAATTAATTTATTTTTATCTATATATTACTAATTCTTAAATCTATGATTAATTCTCTATGAAAATTATTATAAAACCATTAATGACAGCCTAGAACGCAAAATAAGAAAAAACAAAAAAGCAAAGTATTGTCATAGGGAATAGACAGACACCCACTACCAAAGTTACATTTTTTAAACTACCTTTTCCAGCAATTTGTTTCTGTATCATATAAAGAGTATAAATACTACAAATAACGGAAGTGGAAACAAATATAAATAATTGGCATTGCATCGTAAATGGAATCACAAATTGTGACGTACTAAACTCATCGGCATTGCTTTCGATAAGTAATTGGTTTAGCCTATTTAGATAGGATGATAAAATTTTATTTATAGCTAAGCAGACAGAAACAACAAATAATATACAAAATGATATGCCAACCTGTATTAAAGTATTGATTCTTATTTTCAATTTGGATTGCTGAAAATATTTATACTTAATTTCTTTATATGATTGATTGTCAGGGGAACTATAATCATCAATAAAGTCGAAATTGTTTATATTCTCAATAAATTCATCGAAATCATCGTTACTACTTTTTAACTTATAGTATCTATCCATATCTAGATCATATTTCCTATCAGATTCTAGTTTTATATATCTAGATGGTAAAACCATAGAAATTGAGCGCACATAAAATGGATTTTTACCAACTTCAAAATCAACTGACATACCTACAGTAATTGGTAATAATCCATAATAATTATAGGCGTTGAATTGATAGACTTTGCCAAAGCTATCACGGATAAATCCCCTTTGAGTTTCAATATTAAATTTGATAATTGTGCCTTGCATTGTAATACTTAATTAACAATAAATTTATTAACCATAGTTTTAATAAGATTCAAGATTTTTATCATTTCCTATTTTTACAAATCTAGACGACAAAATCACATAGATTGAATGCACATCAGATAAGTTTCCAGAAACTTGAAAAATAACCTTCTCCCCCACTAGATTGGGTAAATTGTGACAATTATGTGCATTAAATTTATAAATATTACCAAGATCACATTTAATTAATCCTTCTTGGGATTCATAATCAAATCCAATAATTCTACCCTGCATTTTATCTCCTAATTAATAATTACGAATCAGGAGTTTCAGTCATTAATCTTACATATCTAGCTAATAAAACCACATAGAGTGAGTGTATTTTGGATGAATCTTTATCAACTTCAAAGCTAGCAATTTCACCTACAAGAGTTGGCGATAGAGAAGGATAGTTATAGCAATTAAATTTATAAACATTACCCGAATCAGAACGAATTAATCCTTCTTGAGTATGAGTGTCAAAACTAATAATCCTTCCTTGCATTTTACCCTCCCAGTCATCATAAAACTCCTCAAACATATCAATACCTATCTATAAAATCATCAAACCCTTCTTGCAAAAAATTTATCAATATGACAATTTTTCCAATTTTATTAAATACTTTAAATTTTTTAAAAAACTTTACTGATATGCTGGACTTCTGGAGTCCAGAATTATAGACAATATTATTTATTTTATTGCGTGATTTAATCATATGTTTAAAATTATTTGTCCGTATATATTCAGACCTACAATTAACGTCTATTTCTAGATATGGCAAACTCACACTTATTGCTAACAATCACTTAAATGCTTGTAATAAGTTATTTTTGTTTTGTATATGAGTTGTTTACGTTTTCTTAGCTTTGAAATAGGTATGAAATAACTAACACCCGCTATCTAAGTAGCGTAAGCACCTAGATATATCTAAGTTTCAAGGAGATTTAATAACTTTGAAAAACAATATAAATCGCAACTTTTGTTTGCGTAAGCAGCACTTAGTTAGATAAAGCTAAGTGACCAGTGAGGAACCTAAGGACTTTAACTATTTAGATATCTGAATGTAACCCACCCGTTATTAGGAATTTATTTCTTGCCATAAAACCCTATATATACACAACATATCACAGTATTACAGAATATTGCAAATAAAATATCTGTAATTGATTAGTTGAAATATGACTTCAAACTAGGATTTTCAATTAGGAGAGTTTGGATACGATTACATTGTTATTGTATCCAAACTCTCCTAATATTACTCCGAAAATCTGCCTGATATCACCATTTTTAGTAAATGTCCAATCAGAACTGCCAATAAGTTTCTTCTTGTTTTCGCTATTTTCTCACAAAAGTGAGCGTCACCTTTATTAATTTTAACCCTCATCGCCAAGATATGCCTCAATCACTGCCCGATCGCTTTTGACAATTTCAGGTTGACCGATCGCAATTAGTTGTCCAAAATCCAACACAGCAATGCGATCGCATAGCCCCATCACTAAAGGAACATGATGCTCAATTAATAAAATCGTCAGATTAAAGCGATCTCGTAAGCTCCGAATGAAATCACTTAGTTGCCCCTTTTCGCTAGGATTCATCCCTGCGGCAGGTTCGTCTAAAAGTAATAACTTGGGTTGCAGGGCAAGTGCACGCGCAATCTCAAGGCGGCGTTGATCGCCATAGGAGAAGTTTCTGGCTTTGACATCACTACGATCGCTTAGTCCTACAAGTTCTAATAATTCATAGGCGCGATCGTAGGTTTGCTTTTCTTCTTTATGGGTGGGTGGTAAACCTAAAATTCCATTCCAAATACCCGTAGTAGTACTCAAATGCCTAGCGATCGCCACATTTTCTAAAGCAGAAAGTTCACCAAACAAACGAATGTTTTGAAACGTGCGGGCAATGCCACATTTCGCAATTTGATGAGGACGACGATTAGTGATTTCTTGTCCATCGAAGATAACTTGACCGCTACTAGGAGCAATTAATCCTGTAATCGTATTAAACAATGTAGTTTTGCCAGCGCCATTAGGACCAATCACCCCAAAGATCTCATTTTCCTGCACATCAAAAGATACTTCATTGACCGCTACCAAGCCACCAAAGCGACGGGTTACTTGTTTAATTCCTAAGGTTGTTTTACTACTCTCGTCCATTTATAACTTTTGTATAACTAATTGATGTATTTACGAAGTTGTTTTACCTAATATAGCCTGCGATAATCATTAGAAGTATAAAAAAGTTCTTTCTGGTAGAAAGACGGGGGTACTAAAATGAAAATTTCTCAATTGATAGGTAGCACTTTCACTTTGTCGGGGATTGTTACTTTATCAGTGCTCTCCTCTCCTCTGATGGCAAACGCTGCTTCTTTTAGCTTTAGCAATATTAATGGCGGCGACACAGTTGGAGATACACTAAATGGAGGGCTGTCACTGAGTGTAGAACAAATAGGTACTGATTTAACCTTCAAGTTCTTCAACAACATCACCAGCCCTACAAATACCTTTATTGGCACAATCTATATTGATGCTGTGCCTGCTCTTCTAGGTGCTAGCAACAATAATATTTCTTTCTTTAATGCAAGTACCCCAATTACTGGAACCAACATAGGCTTTTCTGGCGGTCTCAGTAACGCTAACTTCCCTCAAGGAAACATCATTGGTTTTAGCACCGACTACGCCTTTGATGCTAACAATGGTGGTGGCAATAAGTATGCTATTCAAAGCGGTGAAGCTCTTGGTATAACTTTTGCTGGTGTAGGTACAAATTACACCAGTGTTGTTGATGGTTTAAATAACGGTACATTCCGAGTTGGCTATCACTTACAAAATGTCTTTAATAGCAGCGATTCTTACGTTTCCACTAAACCTGTTCCTGTTCCCAGCCTGTTATTTGGAATCATGGCAGCAGGTGCATTAGGTGGTTCACGTTTGCTGAAAAACAAGAAACAATCTGCTTAATTATTTTTAATTACAACGCTTTGCACTTTCTTAAAAACAGATAAGTCATCAAAAAGCTTGCGAAGCAAGCTTTTTGATGACTTATCTGTTTTACTGGAGTTTAGACTAAAAAATGTAAGCAAGGCAGAGTAAAAGAGATACAAGCTACCTAAAGTAGATGAAAAGAATGAAAAGAAACAGGCGTTGCACAAATGAAAGATGAATCAAGCAAAAGAAGGAAATGATTTGTACTTAAGATAGTGAATTAACAAACGAATTGAATACCGCAACATTTCTTCCGATTTTGAATAACATAAAGTTTTTCTGTGCAATCGGTCTAAATAATGTCTCAGTCTCGTATTCTCACCCTCAATTCTAGTCATGTAGGTCTTGCTGATAATTTGGTCTTCCAAGTTGATAAACATTTTGTAGACGCAGTAACCATCAGTAACCCAGAAATAGCATTACCAAACTTTAATCAATGTCCACAAGTTTTCAAAGGTTTGGCTACTCCTATCCCCTAAGAAAGCATTTAAGAAAGCAAGGGCGGACTAAAACAGGTATGAATACTGATGAAGTCTAGTATCAGCCAGCCAAAATGCGCCAACCCTATAATACCGATTTATCCAATGAAGAGTGGGAAATAATTGCACCAATGATGCCAAAACCATCAAAATTGGGGAGACCACCAAAAACAAATTTTCGGGAAGTGATGAATGGAATTTTCTACATAGCCAAGAATGGTTGTACATGGGAAAATCTGCCCCATGATTTGCCACCATATTCAACGGTCTACTTCTACTTTCAAAGATGGACAAAAACAGGAGTTATAGCTGAAATCAATTACCAGATAAGCACACAAGTACGATTAGCAGATGGTCGAGAAGCAACACCGAGTCTAGCCAGTCTCGATAGTCAAAGTATTAAAACAATGGATAGTGCAGGTAGTCGTGGTATTGATGGTGGAAAAAAGGTTAAGGGTCGCAAACGATTCATCATGGTTGATACGTTAGGGTTAGTCTTCGGTGCTCTCGTCTGCCCAGCAAATGTTGGCGAGAGAGCAGGAGCGATGAGACTATTAGCAAATCTCAAGTATCCACTGAGACGCTTACAAAAGATATTAGTTGACAAGGGATTCTCTGGCGAGGATATCACCCAGTGGGTTAAAGACAACTTTAGTTGCACTTGGGAAGTAAGCAAACGGGCTGAAGCGCAGAAAGGGTTTGTGGTTGAATCAAAGCGTTGGGTAGTGGAGAGAACCTTCGCTTGGATAGACAAATATCGTAGACTTAGCAAGGACTATGAATTTTATGAGAATATCTCAGAGTCGTTTATTTATATAGCTTTGATCCGAAAAATGCTTAAAAATCTTACTGCTGTCAATTCTTAAATGCTTTCTAAAAGAGGAATTTGATAGATTAGCTCCACTTAAATCTGTATTGTTAAAGTTGCATTGATCAAGCCGACAATAAGATAAATTGGCTAATCGAAGATTACAATCTTTAAAAATAGAGCCAGTTAAATCAACTTTAAAAGTCGAAGTTGATTTGCTAAATACGATAGCAGTAAGATTTGAACCTGTAAGGATGACTCCTCGCAAGTCAAGATATTTAGTTTCCTTGTCTACAATATCTACTGTCACCCCACGCAAATCTGAGCCAGAGAAATTGCGATGTCCTTGTTGATATAGTTCAAGTAAGGCTTCAAGAGTTCTTACAGGTTTAGCTGGTTGAGCCTCTGGAGTAGCCTGATTCGAGTTAGTTATTTCTGTCATGCTTAAAAACTAATTGCCTAAACATTTATAGCTAAAAATCATTTTACTGATTTCTACACCCCTTCTCTAAAAATAGCATTAATTTATGATTGTTTAACGGAAATAATAGCAACGAGTTATGTTCACCATTGGCGGGATATTTGCGAAGAGTTGAAGAGAATGGGAAAAAAGCGATCGCTTTTACTACTTACGAGACTTACCGACTTAAAATACTACTCAATATTTACACATGCCTATGATTGAAGATATTCAGACCAAAATTGCCAACGAACAATATGAGTTTTCTAAACATGCCGTCGAGCAATCCATTATTCGCCAAATTCGTTTGCACGAGATCGTAGAAGCGATCGCTAATGGTCAATATCCCAACGACAAATACGCTCCTAGCTGTCTCATTTGTGGCATAACTCAAACTGGTAGATTCATATCCAAACCAGCTATCCTAGCCGCCCATTGGTTAAAATCATTACAGTCTATGAACCTGATCCGAATAAATGGAATAACGATTTCACAGTAAGGAGAAAAAACAATGAATAATGAAGAGCAACTTGTCGAAAAGTATGTAACCTACTCATTAGAACTAAATGGTAAATTCATCCTGATTGAGAACGTTCCTGCTCGCGTAAATGAAGAAACAGGAGAACAATTCTTTGCTCCGTCAACTGTGATGTTGTTACAAAAAATTATTTTGGATGGACAAGAACCAAAGCGTGTAATTCAAACACCTGTTTATAGCTACGCCGCCTAATTCTAGAACCTAACTTTTTCGCCATTAGTTGGATATTTTGGAAGAGATAAAAGTGATGGGAAAATAGGCGATCGCTTTTACTACCTGCGAGACTTAGTGATCTGAATTGTTAATTTGGCGATTAGATAGGCAACAATGTTATGTGAAATAATTAGAGAAATAACGATTTAGTAATTTATGCAATTCGATTAAAATCAAAGAACAATACAACTATGAAACGAGTAGAACTTCTCAATCGCATCTCAGTCGATCCAAATATCTGCTTTGGGAAACCCTGTATTCGAGGACATCGCATTTGGGTATCCCTAATCCTTGATTTTCTAGCGAATGGTACTAGCATCCCTGAACTGCTAGAAGAATATCCCCAACTGCAATCAGAAGATATTTATGCCTGTATTGCTTATGGGGCAGCAATGTCAAGCGATCGCTATGTTGATATTCCCATCGAAAAATCAGCATGAAATTCAAACTAGATGAGAATATTGGTCAAAGGGGCATAAACCAACTAAAACAAGCAGGCTACGATGTTTCTACTGTCCTTGAGCAAGGACTAACTTCAGCTTCAGATCCCACCGTCATAAAAGTTTGCCAGCAAGAAGATCGCTGTCTGGTTACTCTCGACTTAGATTTTAGCAATCCTCTCCAATATGTACCTTCACAATACAAAGGAATAGCTGTTTTAAGATTACCTCCTAGAGCAACTATAGACGATCTGACAGATGCGATTCAGACTCTAGTTAATGGATTAGAACGTGAAGATATTACAGGAAAACTCTGGATCATTCAACGTGGACGCATTCGTATTTATCAGCAAAGTGATGACTAGAAAATTAACATAGACAATATCTACATTTGAGAAGAGATAAGAGTGATGCGAGAAAAAGCGATCGCTTTTACTACCTGCGAGACTTACCGATAGGAAATCAGGATTCGCATTTGTTAAAATATAAAAAATCTCCCGTTCCCTAAAAACATGATTGCGGCTAGAGAAAAATTTCCCAAGCTCACCCCTCAAGAATACTTTGCTTGGGAAGAAAAGCAACTACATAAGCATGAGTATATCGAAGGTGAAGTCTATGCCAAGAGTGGCGGTAGTGTTAATCATGGACGGATAGCTGTCCGATTTACTTCCATGTTTGACTCTCATTTAGAGGGTAGCAGTTGCATCATCGGAAACTCTGACATCAAGATTAAGATTGTCAAAGCCGAAAAATACACTTATCCTGATGTCAGTGTCACCTGCGACGATCGCGACAAAACTACCACTCAATACATTACCTATACCTTGACAGGGGGTAGACTTTATTTTTTATAAGAGTAAAGATGGAAGAAACGTTAACTTTTCTCCAAGATGCTCCGAATAACATTTACCAAAGAAGAAATAGATGCGCTACATTACGAAAGATTCCATCACCCGCATCCACGAGTGCAGAGAAAAATGGAAGCACTATACCTAAAAAGCCAGAAATACCCACACAAGGAAATTACGAAACTGCTAAGAATCAGTGAACCGACACTGTTGAACTATTTACGAGATTATAAAGAAGGTGGGATAAGCAAACTGAAAGAACTGACCTTTAATCGCCCCCAGAGTGAACTAAAAAAGCATCAAGAAAGTTTAGAGATATATTTTCGAGAACATCCACCTAAAACGCTGGCTCATGCAGCAGCAAAAATTACTGAGTTGACAGGGATTGTCCGTAGTCGAGAACAGGTGCGTCATTTCCTGAAATCGATGGGAATGAGTTGTCGTCGAGTGGGGCTAATACCTGCAAAGGCTGACCCAGCAGCACAAGAGGAATTTCTTAAAAAAAACTAGAACCGCGCTTAGAGGAAGCTAAATCTGGACAAAGAGCCGTTTTCTTTGTTGATGCTGCTCACTTTGTCCTTGGAGCCTATTTAGGCTTTTTGTGGTGTTTTGAACGCTTGTTTCTTAAATCTGGGACGGGAAGACAGCGTTTTAATGTCCTCGGTGCACTTAATGCTGTTACTCATGAGTTGATTACTGTGACTAATGATTCTTACATCAATGCTCAAAGTGTTTGTGACTTACTCCACAAACTTGCGGCTTTGGGTTTGACTATACCCATTACTCTTGTCTTGGATAATGCTCGTTATCAAAAGTGTGTTTTAGTTTTTGAGTTGGCTCAGTCATTAAATATCGAGCTTCTTTATTTGACTACTTACTCTCCAAACTTAAACTTGATTGAGCGTCTTTGGAAATTTGTGAAGAAACAGTGTCTCTACTCCGTCTATTACCCTGATTTTGATTCTTTCAAGTTTGCTATTGCTTCTTGCCTTGAGAATTCCCGCACTACTCATAAAGCAGCTTTGGATTCTTTATTGACTTTGCGCTTTCAGTCTTTTGATAATGTTAAGTCTATTCCCTGTTAAGGTATATCCATCCCTAATCGTTGAAGTTTTATCACCAAGTACCGAAGCCTACGATCGCGGTGGGAAGTTCAGACTATATCGCAACAATCCTGCATTAATAGATTATTTGCTAGTTAGTTCTACCAGCATCGAAATAGACCTCTATCACAA includes the following:
- a CDS encoding pentapeptide repeat-containing protein — protein: MTEITNSNQATPEAQPAKPVRTLEALLELYQQGHRNFSGSDLRGVTVDIVDKETKYLDLRGVILTGSNLTAIVFSKSTSTFKVDLTGSIFKDCNLRLANLSYCRLDQCNFNNTDLSGANLSNSSFRKHLRIDSSKIFKHFSDQSYINKRL
- the nadC gene encoding carboxylating nicotinate-nucleotide diphosphorylase, whose amino-acid sequence is MLPPFIVLDPILEDWLREDIGRGDRSTSGLFPDGNAPIGKAVWIAKADGVVAGLPIAARVFKLLDDSVNFVMIAQDGQPVKSGDLLAEINGSLATLLMGERVALNLVMRLSGIASTTAEYVKAIASSKTHLVDTRKTIPGMRLLEKYATFIGGAINHRYGLDDAVMLKDNHIAAAGGITEAVQRVREHIPFTTSIEVETESIVQVKEAMHLNLDVIMLDNMSLSMMREAIALIRQHTPHTKIEASGNIMLNTIAQVAELGVDYISTSAMVTRSHWLDISMRIRN
- a CDS encoding IS5 family transposase; the protein is MRQPYNTDLSNEEWEIIAPMMPKPSKLGRPPKTNFREVMNGIFYIAKNGCTWENLPHDLPPYSTVYFYFQRWTKTGVIAEINYQISTQVRLADGREATPSLASLDSQSIKTMDSAGSRGIDGGKKVKGRKRFIMVDTLGLVFGALVCPANVGERAGAMRLLANLKYPLRRLQKILVDKGFSGEDITQWVKDNFSCTWEVSKRAEAQKGFVVESKRWVVERTFAWIDKYRRLSKDYEFYENISESFIYIALIRKMLKNLTAVNS
- a CDS encoding Hsp70 family protein: MEYAIDFGTSNTVVARINEDGVIETVKLADYSSLIANNPSLVPSFVYVQDANKEQVLIGQEVSDRGLDSKNSKGEQRFFKAFKRAIGSNVSMFVPELDGREVEFELVGEWFLKRIIERLPDVDSLIFTVPVDSFESYRNWLGGVCEKLTVNQVRIIDEPTAAALGYGINGGGETLLVVDFGGGTLDLSLVKLSFAQVQIESNQPKSPLGFLLKWGNRTIKNTATSHNQSSQTAKVLAKTGQNLGGIDIDNWIIDYLHRELGLPKNSLVTRLAERIKIALSSSESVIEVFFNDQTFESYDLTLTRSQFNQILEQQQFFVNLDLALDRIRQQATRQNLDLDQIDAILLVGGTSQIPAVKEWALKHFPSEKVKADKPFEAIAHGAISQGWELKDFLYHSYGIRYWDKRYKKHNWHTIVKSGTTYPLEKPVELTLGASVPNQPSIELVIGELGETNVEVYFEDQRLVTRVLEGKQVAVQILNENSKVIANLDPLGQTGSDRIKVFFQVDEKRTLRITVTDLLTKQNLLSNAAVAQLM
- a CDS encoding DUF433 domain-containing protein produces the protein MKRVELLNRISVDPNICFGKPCIRGHRIWVSLILDFLANGTSIPELLEEYPQLQSEDIYACIAYGAAMSSDRYVDIPIEKSA
- a CDS encoding DUF29 domain-containing protein: MSLTITNESLATTNLENTSLYDLDYCVWIESMSQFLREGKFTELDIPNLLEELDDMSGSQRDALESNLEIVLMHLLKYRFQPQLRSRSWLLTIFEHRNRLKKAFKRSPSLQRYYQEVFPECYQTARKMASLETGLMMSDFPEISPFTAEQSLDIDYLPD
- a CDS encoding ABC transporter ATP-binding protein: MDESSKTTLGIKQVTRRFGGLVAVNEVSFDVQENEIFGVIGPNGAGKTTLFNTITGLIAPSSGQVIFDGQEITNRRPHQIAKCGIARTFQNIRLFGELSALENVAIARHLSTTTGIWNGILGLPPTHKEEKQTYDRAYELLELVGLSDRSDVKARNFSYGDQRRLEIARALALQPKLLLLDEPAAGMNPSEKGQLSDFIRSLRDRFNLTILLIEHHVPLVMGLCDRIAVLDFGQLIAIGQPEIVKSDRAVIEAYLGDEG
- the atpA gene encoding F0F1 ATP synthase subunit alpha, which encodes MVSIRPDEISNIIKQQIANYNQELQVSNVGTVLQVGDGIARVYGLEQCMAGELLEFEDGTVGIALNLEEDNVGVVLMGEGRKIAEGSSVKATGRIAQIPVGEAFIGRVVDGLAQPIDGKGDIKSSETRLIESPAPGIIARKSVFEPLQTGITAIDAMIPVGRGQRELIIGDRQTGKTSVAVDTIINQKGLDCICVYVAIGQKASTVANVVNKLRESGAMEYTIVVMASANDPATLQYLAPYTGAALAEYFMYKGKGTLIVYDDLSKQAQAYRQMALLLRRPPGREAYPGDVFYLHSRLLERAAKLSDELGGGSMTALPIIETQAGDVSAYIPTNVISITDGQIFLSSDLFNAGIRPAINPGISVSRVGSAAQIKAMKQVAGKIKLELAQYDDLVAFAQFASDLDKTTQAQLARGQRLREILKQPQYSPLPVWDQVAIIYTAINGYLDELEVEQVGAFNKGLRNYLATSKPKYSEIVKAEKTLTKDAEAILKEAITEYKKTFLASV